Proteins from a genomic interval of Pseudomonas silesiensis:
- a CDS encoding ammonium transporter, with the protein MVNRPLGKSLLGVLMAGALVPLAQAADAPTLNTGSTAWMVTATVLVLFMCLPGLALFYGGLVRAKNMLSLFTQCFGIAGLVGVLWVMYGYSMVVDSSGMVEGQVTFNSFVGGLSRAFLAGMTPDSLVGEIPEGVFVTFQMTFAIITPALIAGAFAERMKFSAALLFMALWFTLVYAPVAHMVWGGAGALMHNWGVLDFAGGTAVHINAGVAALAACLILGKRKGYENTPMPAHNLSLTMAGAAMLWVGWFGFNIGSGGGLSGTSGVVMLNTQLGACAGILGWMFTEWFKVGKPSALGLASGALAGLVGITPACAYVGVGGALAIGLLCGVFCYLSVTVLKRRFGYDDSLDVFGLHGIGGMIGAVLTGVFCVPSLGGLVEGVTMGAQVVAQIKGVLMTTVYCFVISWIILKVVNALVGLRAHESVEDMGLDLAEHNERAYNH; encoded by the coding sequence ATGGTCAATCGTCCTTTGGGCAAATCCCTTCTCGGCGTGTTGATGGCCGGTGCACTCGTACCGCTCGCGCAGGCGGCCGATGCACCAACTTTGAACACCGGCAGCACCGCATGGATGGTCACCGCCACTGTGCTGGTGCTGTTCATGTGCCTGCCAGGCCTCGCGTTGTTCTACGGCGGCCTGGTGCGGGCGAAAAACATGCTCTCGCTGTTCACCCAGTGCTTCGGCATCGCCGGGCTGGTGGGGGTGCTGTGGGTGATGTATGGCTACAGCATGGTGGTCGACAGCTCCGGCATGGTCGAGGGGCAGGTGACATTCAATAGTTTTGTCGGTGGCTTGAGTCGGGCCTTCCTGGCCGGCATGACCCCGGACAGCCTGGTCGGCGAAATACCGGAAGGGGTGTTCGTGACCTTCCAGATGACCTTCGCCATCATCACCCCGGCACTGATTGCGGGTGCGTTCGCCGAGCGCATGAAATTCTCGGCAGCGCTGCTGTTCATGGCGCTGTGGTTCACCCTGGTGTATGCCCCGGTGGCGCACATGGTCTGGGGAGGAGCGGGGGCCTTGATGCATAACTGGGGCGTGCTCGATTTTGCCGGGGGCACCGCGGTGCATATCAACGCCGGTGTCGCTGCGCTGGCCGCCTGCCTGATCCTGGGCAAGCGCAAGGGTTATGAAAATACGCCAATGCCGGCGCACAACCTGAGCCTGACCATGGCCGGTGCCGCCATGCTCTGGGTCGGTTGGTTCGGCTTCAATATCGGTTCCGGTGGCGGCCTCAGCGGCACCTCTGGCGTCGTCATGCTCAATACCCAGCTGGGTGCTTGCGCCGGGATTCTCGGCTGGATGTTCACCGAGTGGTTCAAGGTCGGCAAGCCGAGTGCGCTCGGTCTCGCTAGCGGTGCCCTGGCCGGTCTGGTAGGGATTACCCCGGCATGCGCCTATGTGGGCGTCGGGGGTGCATTGGCCATCGGTCTGTTGTGCGGGGTGTTCTGCTACCTGAGCGTCACGGTGCTCAAGCGCCGCTTCGGTTATGACGACAGCCTGGATGTATTCGGCTTGCACGGCATCGGCGGGATGATCGGCGCGGTGCTGACCGGGGTCTTCTGCGTGCCGTCCCTGGGCGGCCTGGTGGAAGGCGTGACCATGGGCGCCCAGGTCGTGGCGCAAATCAAGGGGGTGCTGATGACAACGGTGTATTGCTTTGTCATCAGCTGGATCATTCTCAAAGTGGTCAATGCGCTGGTCGGCTTGCGGGCCCATGAGTCGGTGGAGGACATGGGGCTGGACCTGGCTGAGCACAATGAGCGTGCTTACAACCATTGA
- a CDS encoding bifunctional 5,10-methylenetetrahydrofolate dehydrogenase/5,10-methenyltetrahydrofolate cyclohydrolase encodes MTLLISPPPALARDIDGKAISARVLDEVREEVLALAEEQIYPALAVLLVGEDPASEVYVRNKLLRAKEVGIRSLEHRLAENASQNEVLELIAQLNADASVNGILVQLPLPAHIDEQAVIHAIHPIKDVDGFHRENVGGLVQGIEVLTPCTPSGCMRLLRETCGDLSGLHAVVIGRSNIVGKPMATLLLQADCSVSVVHSRSVDAPTLCRMADIVVAAVGRPHLIDASWLKPGAVVIDVGINRIAGESGPRLVGDVDYASARTVASAITPVPGGVGPMTIAYLLKNTLIASQLQRAVQLGGPQVVSVPVSG; translated from the coding sequence GTGACACTTTTGATCAGCCCCCCCCCTGCACTCGCCCGCGATATCGACGGCAAAGCCATCTCCGCGCGGGTTCTCGACGAGGTTCGGGAAGAAGTCCTGGCCCTGGCCGAAGAACAGATTTATCCGGCCCTGGCCGTACTGCTCGTCGGTGAAGACCCGGCCAGCGAAGTCTATGTGCGCAACAAACTGCTACGGGCCAAGGAGGTCGGCATCCGATCCCTGGAGCACCGCCTGGCGGAAAATGCCAGCCAGAACGAGGTGCTGGAATTGATTGCGCAGTTGAACGCCGACGCCTCGGTGAACGGCATCCTGGTGCAGTTGCCCTTGCCGGCGCATATCGACGAGCAGGCGGTGATCCATGCCATTCACCCGATCAAGGACGTCGACGGTTTTCATCGGGAAAACGTCGGCGGCCTGGTGCAAGGCATCGAAGTCCTGACGCCCTGCACGCCCAGCGGCTGCATGCGGCTGCTGCGTGAAACCTGCGGTGACTTGAGCGGCTTGCACGCGGTGGTCATCGGCCGCTCGAACATCGTCGGCAAGCCAATGGCCACCCTGCTGCTGCAGGCCGACTGCTCGGTCAGCGTGGTGCACTCGCGCAGCGTCGATGCGCCGACGCTGTGCCGTATGGCGGACATCGTGGTTGCTGCGGTGGGTCGGCCGCATTTGATCGATGCCAGTTGGCTCAAGCCCGGGGCTGTGGTGATCGATGTCGGGATCAATCGGATTGCCGGCGAATCCGGCCCTCGTCTGGTGGGCGATGTCGATTACGCCAGCGCCCGCACCGTCGCCAGTGCAATCACGCCGGTGCCGGGCGGCGTCGGGCCGATGACGATTGCGTATCTGCTGAAGAACACCTTGATCGCCAGCCAGTTGCAGCGTGCCGTGCAGCTTGGCGGACCGCAGGTGGTGAGTGTGCCGGTGTCGGGGTGA
- a CDS encoding APC family permease: MEATTFEAVPQAAGSMGSLQRKIDWRGAFWVASGVPALVLFSIGAIAATVGKPAWIVWIVSILFGFIQAFTYAEIAGLFPHKSGGASVYGAVAWVRYSKLIAPVSVWCNWLAWSPVLSIGSGLAAGYILTALFPADALINTWQLTLLDLGWIKSGLSLRINATFAIGLLILLTVFAVQHGGILRSARLTLVLGVTSLIPLLLVGVVPLFTGDAAQANFLPLYPLAHDAAGQVIDGTWDISGWSLMAGGLFMAAWSTYGFETAVCYTREFKDPKRDTFKAIFYAGLLCILVFTLVPLAFQGSLGLGQLVTPAVLDASGAVVTPAVYSGLLSPAIYSGMGVGQVMADSIGGGKLVANIVLIMLVLATLLAIMTSMSGSSRTLYQASVDGWLPKYLGRTNEHGAPTAAMWTDLSFNLLLLLMSDYVFVLAASNVSYIIFNFLNLNAGWIHRLDRPDWVRPYKAPTVLLVAGGVLSFVNLACMGLGADIWGAGTLMTGLLLALLILPVFCYRHYVQDRGRFPEAMLSDLYIQADAGRKRAGWLPYATLIAGVLVVYGCHQLVA; encoded by the coding sequence ATGGAAGCGACTACGTTCGAGGCCGTACCCCAGGCCGCCGGTTCAATGGGCAGCCTGCAGCGCAAGATCGACTGGCGCGGGGCGTTCTGGGTCGCCAGTGGCGTGCCCGCCCTGGTGCTGTTCTCTATCGGCGCGATTGCCGCCACGGTCGGCAAACCGGCCTGGATCGTCTGGATCGTGTCGATCCTGTTCGGTTTTATCCAGGCTTTCACCTACGCCGAAATCGCCGGGCTGTTCCCGCACAAGTCCGGCGGAGCCTCGGTCTATGGTGCCGTCGCCTGGGTGCGCTACAGCAAGTTGATCGCACCGGTGTCGGTGTGGTGCAACTGGCTGGCCTGGTCGCCCGTGCTGTCGATCGGTTCAGGGCTGGCGGCCGGTTACATCCTCACCGCGCTGTTTCCCGCCGATGCACTGATCAACACCTGGCAACTGACCTTGCTCGACCTGGGCTGGATCAAGAGCGGCCTGTCGCTGCGGATCAACGCGACGTTCGCCATCGGCCTGCTGATCCTGCTGACCGTGTTCGCCGTGCAGCATGGCGGCATCCTACGCTCGGCACGCCTGACCCTGGTGCTCGGCGTGACCTCGCTGATTCCCTTGCTGCTGGTGGGCGTAGTGCCCTTGTTCACCGGGGATGCGGCCCAGGCCAACTTCCTGCCGTTGTACCCCCTGGCCCATGACGCGGCCGGGCAAGTCATCGACGGCACCTGGGACATTTCCGGCTGGTCGCTGATGGCCGGCGGGCTGTTCATGGCCGCGTGGTCGACTTACGGGTTCGAAACGGCGGTGTGCTACACCCGGGAATTCAAGGACCCCAAGCGCGACACCTTCAAGGCGATCTTCTATGCCGGCCTGTTGTGCATCCTGGTGTTCACCCTGGTGCCCCTGGCCTTTCAGGGCAGTCTCGGTCTTGGCCAATTGGTGACACCGGCGGTGCTCGACGCCAGCGGCGCGGTGGTCACACCGGCGGTCTACAGCGGCCTGTTGTCGCCGGCGATCTACAGCGGCATGGGTGTCGGCCAGGTCATGGCGGACAGCATCGGCGGCGGCAAGCTGGTGGCGAATATCGTGCTGATCATGCTGGTGCTTGCCACCTTGCTGGCGATTATGACCTCGATGTCCGGCTCGTCCCGCACCCTGTACCAAGCGTCGGTGGACGGCTGGCTGCCCAAATACCTGGGCCGCACCAACGAACACGGCGCACCGACCGCCGCCATGTGGACCGACCTGTCGTTCAACCTGCTGCTGTTACTGATGTCCGACTACGTGTTCGTGCTCGCGGCCTCCAACGTCAGCTACATCATCTTCAACTTCCTCAACCTCAACGCCGGCTGGATCCATCGCCTGGACCGTCCGGACTGGGTACGCCCGTACAAGGCCCCCACCGTGCTGCTGGTGGCCGGCGGTGTACTGAGTTTCGTCAACCTGGCCTGCATGGGCCTGGGCGCCGATATCTGGGGCGCCGGAACCCTGATGACCGGCCTGCTGCTGGCGCTGTTGATCCTGCCGGTATTCTGCTACCGCCACTATGTGCAGGACCGCGGACGCTTCCCCGAAGCGATGCTCAGCGACCTGTATATCCAGGCCGATGCCGGTCGGAAACGCGCCGGCTGGTTGCCATATGCCACACTGATCGCGGGTGTTCTGGTGGTGTACGGCTGCCATCAACTGGTAGCCTGA
- a CDS encoding DUF1989 domain-containing protein produces the protein MNAPRVSRPREPGLFARPPALERYQVAAGGLTLVELQPGDSLQVIDLEGRQPCHLLAMDRLGRSALAAWALSGSTACGFIGARLAEPTLQSRRIGDALIRRAIDPRHLPSAASLWDEDSPADFSRRFVASDELLVIVAAPAGLTAVDRQYRPSELRLWVTRANPSPLLLPVLPEPLGELLDEFTLGAGTAHSYAVGKGQYVQVLDVAGRQCSDFVALDRRALDRGLELDLDQTVTRTLNGSAYPAPGLFSKFFDRRMQPMLEVVRDTVGRHDSFALACAARYYESHGYFGHDNCSDNLSQVLSPHGVKARNGWPAINFFFNTGIDAHQQMTLDEPWSRPGDYVLLRAMTDLLCASTSCPDDIDPANGWNPSDIHVRIYSEKERFSIAMSTRTTADADPILTRESAFHSRTRALTGTFVDYRNWWLPLRYDGYGAIEEYLGCRERVAVMDLTALRKFEIIGPDAEALLQYCLTRDVRRLAVGQVVYSAMCHEHGGMLDDGTLLRLGADNFRWICGEDYAGVWLREQAHKLGMKVWVKSASEQIHNLAVQGPMSRELLKQMVWTAPDQPSLESLGWFRFLVGRLDGYDGCPLMISRTGYTGELGYEVWCQPEDAGRVWDRIWALGQPLGLVPLGLEALDMLRIEAGLIFAGYEFSDQTDPFEAGIGFSVPLKSKTDDFIGREALLRRSAHPAHKLVGLQLSGNEGAHHGDPVYRGRAQVGVITSACRSPLLASNIALCRVDVACADVGTVLDIGKVDGLQKRISATVTAPIFYDPDKSRVRS, from the coding sequence ATGAACGCACCTCGTGTTTCCCGCCCGCGGGAGCCCGGACTCTTTGCCCGGCCCCCGGCCCTGGAGCGCTATCAGGTGGCCGCCGGCGGCCTGACCCTTGTCGAGCTGCAGCCCGGCGACAGCCTGCAAGTGATCGACCTCGAAGGCCGCCAACCTTGCCATTTGCTGGCCATGGACAGGCTCGGGCGCAGCGCCCTGGCCGCCTGGGCGCTAAGCGGTTCGACGGCCTGCGGGTTTATCGGCGCACGGCTCGCCGAACCGACCTTGCAGTCGCGCCGCATTGGCGATGCGCTGATCCGACGCGCGATTGATCCACGACACCTACCCAGCGCCGCCTCACTCTGGGACGAGGACAGCCCCGCCGATTTCAGTCGCCGCTTCGTCGCCAGCGATGAGCTACTCGTGATCGTCGCGGCACCCGCCGGATTGACCGCCGTCGACCGGCAATACCGGCCCAGCGAACTCAGGTTATGGGTGACTCGGGCCAATCCCTCGCCGCTGCTGCTCCCCGTGTTGCCCGAACCCTTGGGCGAGCTACTCGACGAGTTCACCCTCGGTGCCGGCACCGCCCACAGTTACGCCGTCGGCAAAGGTCAGTATGTACAGGTGCTGGATGTCGCCGGGCGCCAGTGCTCCGACTTCGTCGCCCTGGATCGACGGGCACTGGATCGCGGCCTGGAGCTGGACCTGGACCAGACCGTCACCCGCACGCTGAACGGCAGCGCCTACCCGGCACCGGGTCTGTTTTCGAAGTTTTTCGACCGGCGGATGCAACCGATGCTCGAGGTGGTGCGTGACACCGTCGGCCGCCACGATTCCTTCGCCCTGGCCTGCGCCGCACGCTACTACGAGAGCCATGGCTACTTCGGGCACGACAACTGCAGCGACAACCTCAGCCAGGTGCTTTCGCCCCATGGGGTGAAGGCCCGCAATGGCTGGCCGGCGATCAACTTCTTCTTCAATACCGGGATCGACGCGCACCAGCAGATGACCCTGGATGAACCCTGGTCGCGTCCAGGCGATTACGTGCTGCTGCGGGCCATGACCGACCTGCTGTGCGCCAGCACCTCGTGCCCGGATGACATCGACCCGGCCAATGGCTGGAACCCGAGCGATATCCATGTCCGCATCTACAGCGAAAAGGAGCGTTTTTCCATCGCCATGAGCACTCGAACCACGGCCGATGCCGACCCGATCCTTACCCGTGAGTCCGCGTTCCACTCACGCACCCGCGCCTTGACCGGCACCTTCGTCGACTACCGCAACTGGTGGCTGCCACTGCGTTATGACGGCTATGGCGCGATCGAGGAATACCTGGGTTGCCGCGAACGGGTGGCGGTGATGGACCTGACCGCCCTGCGCAAATTCGAAATCATCGGCCCCGACGCCGAAGCCTTGTTGCAGTACTGCCTGACCCGCGATGTGCGGCGCCTGGCAGTGGGGCAAGTGGTGTACTCGGCGATGTGCCACGAGCACGGCGGCATGCTCGACGACGGCACTTTGCTGCGCCTGGGCGCGGACAATTTTCGCTGGATCTGCGGCGAAGACTACGCCGGGGTCTGGCTGCGCGAGCAGGCGCACAAGCTCGGCATGAAAGTCTGGGTCAAGTCCGCCAGCGAACAGATCCACAACCTCGCGGTGCAAGGCCCGATGAGTCGTGAGCTGCTCAAGCAGATGGTCTGGACCGCGCCTGATCAGCCGAGCCTGGAAAGCCTGGGCTGGTTCCGTTTTCTGGTGGGTCGCCTGGACGGTTACGACGGTTGCCCGCTGATGATCTCGCGCACCGGCTACACCGGCGAGCTGGGTTACGAAGTCTGGTGCCAGCCCGAGGATGCCGGGCGAGTCTGGGACCGGATCTGGGCCCTGGGCCAACCCTTGGGCCTGGTGCCGCTGGGCCTGGAAGCGCTGGACATGCTGCGCATCGAAGCCGGGCTGATCTTTGCCGGCTACGAGTTCAGCGACCAGACCGATCCGTTCGAGGCCGGTATCGGTTTCAGCGTACCGCTGAAGAGCAAGACCGATGATTTCATCGGTCGCGAGGCCCTGCTGCGGCGCAGCGCTCATCCGGCCCACAAGCTGGTGGGCCTGCAATTGAGTGGCAATGAAGGCGCCCACCACGGTGACCCGGTGTACCGCGGCCGGGCCCAGGTCGGGGTCATCACCAGTGCCTGCCGCTCGCCACTGCTGGCCAGCAACATCGCGTTGTGCCGGGTCGACGTGGCCTGTGCCGACGTCGGCACGGTGTTGGATATCGGCAAAGTCGACGGCCTGCAGAAGCGCATCAGCGCCACGGTCACCGCCCCGATTTTCTACGACCCGGACAAGAGCCGGGTACGCAGTTGA